A genome region from Deinococcus seoulensis includes the following:
- a CDS encoding pyridoxal phosphate-dependent aminotransferase, with product MSGPFLLSDRALSLKPSSTVAVTSRALELRRQGVDVISMSVGEPDFDTPDHVKAAAIAAIESGKTKYTAVNGIPELREAISAKFARENGLSYAPDCVTVTSGGKQALFNAFLALLNPGDEVLIPAPYWVSYPEMVALTGAVPVAVPTTPESGFLLDPEELEARVTPRTRMIVLNSPGNPTGAVFPPEVLEAVAGVAQRHNLVIVTDEMYEHLVYDAQQVSIGLYAPEHTLTINGASKAYAMTGWRIGYAGGPKGVIAAMNALQSQSTSNASSVSQYATLAALSDQAHTAAFVDMARAAYRERRDRIVSGLNALGLSTPTPQGAFYVMADTTPIHPDELEAARRILDARVAVVPGTDFAAPGQVRLSYATSMENIEEVLRRIGRLLI from the coding sequence ATGAGTGGCCCCTTTCTGCTGTCTGACCGTGCCCTGAGCCTCAAGCCGTCCTCGACGGTCGCCGTGACCAGCCGCGCGCTGGAACTGCGGCGTCAGGGTGTGGACGTGATCAGCATGAGCGTGGGAGAACCGGATTTCGACACGCCGGATCACGTGAAGGCGGCGGCGATTGCCGCCATCGAGAGCGGCAAGACGAAGTACACGGCGGTCAACGGGATTCCGGAACTGCGCGAGGCGATCAGCGCGAAGTTCGCCCGCGAGAACGGCCTGAGCTACGCGCCGGACTGCGTGACGGTCACAAGTGGCGGGAAGCAGGCGCTGTTCAACGCTTTTCTGGCGCTGCTGAATCCGGGGGACGAGGTGCTGATCCCGGCGCCGTACTGGGTGAGTTACCCGGAGATGGTGGCCCTGACGGGCGCGGTCCCGGTGGCGGTGCCGACCACGCCAGAGTCCGGCTTCCTGCTCGACCCGGAGGAACTGGAGGCGCGCGTGACGCCCCGGACCCGCATGATCGTGCTGAACAGCCCGGGCAACCCCACAGGCGCCGTGTTCCCGCCCGAGGTGCTGGAAGCCGTGGCGGGCGTGGCGCAGCGGCACAACCTCGTGATCGTCACGGACGAGATGTACGAGCACCTGGTGTACGACGCCCAGCAGGTCAGCATCGGCCTGTACGCGCCCGAGCACACGCTGACCATCAACGGGGCCAGCAAGGCGTACGCCATGACCGGCTGGCGCATCGGGTACGCGGGCGGCCCGAAGGGCGTGATCGCCGCGATGAACGCCCTGCAATCGCAGAGCACGAGCAACGCGAGCAGCGTGTCGCAGTACGCGACGCTGGCGGCCCTGTCGGATCAGGCGCACACGGCGGCGTTCGTGGACATGGCCCGCGCGGCGTACCGCGAGCGGCGCGACCGGATCGTTTCGGGCCTGAACGCCCTGGGCCTGAGCACCCCCACCCCGCAGGGCGCGTTCTACGTGATGGCCGACACGACGCCCATCCACCCGGACGAGCTGGAGGCCGCGCGGCGCATCCTGGACGCGCGGGTGGCGGTCGTGCCGGGCACGGACTTCGCGGCGCCGGGGCAGGTGCGCCTGAGTTACGCGACGAGCATGGAGAACATCGAGGAGGTGCTGCGCCGCATCGGCCGACTGTTGATCTGA
- a CDS encoding AIM24 family protein, whose translation MTDMHPGSDGTYSLRDFLAQTAERDNPGDVFELESSKMLEVTVNGRIWSKLGAMVAYKGNLTFKREGMLEGGLMKALKRAVSQEMSPLAKIEGRGVAYLADQGKEVQVLRLAGDSLNVNGNDLLAFEDSVQYDITMQRRIAGMAAGGLFSVKVQGHGLVAILSHGKPLTLRVTPNEPIFTDPNATIAWSGNLQPQLRMDSSLRSMIGRGGGETYQMVFQGDGFVVVQPYEEFEHGMGGDSSSGGKSLGDLFD comes from the coding sequence ATGACTGACATGCATCCCGGCAGTGACGGCACGTACAGCCTCCGCGACTTCCTGGCGCAGACCGCCGAGCGGGACAATCCCGGCGACGTGTTCGAGCTGGAAAGCAGCAAGATGCTGGAGGTGACGGTGAACGGCCGCATCTGGAGCAAGCTGGGCGCGATGGTCGCGTACAAGGGCAACCTGACCTTCAAGCGCGAGGGCATGCTCGAGGGCGGCCTGATGAAGGCCCTGAAGCGCGCCGTGTCGCAGGAGATGAGTCCGCTGGCGAAGATCGAGGGGCGCGGCGTGGCGTACCTGGCGGATCAGGGCAAGGAAGTGCAGGTGCTGCGGCTGGCGGGCGACAGCCTGAACGTGAACGGGAACGACCTGCTGGCCTTCGAGGACAGCGTGCAGTACGACATCACCATGCAGCGCCGGATTGCGGGCATGGCGGCCGGGGGGCTGTTCAGCGTGAAGGTGCAGGGGCATGGTCTGGTCGCCATCCTGAGTCACGGCAAGCCGCTGACGTTGCGGGTCACGCCGAACGAGCCGATCTTCACGGACCCGAACGCCACCATCGCCTGGAGTGGGAACCTGCAACCGCAGCTGCGGATGGATTCCAGCCTGCGGTCTATGATCGGCCGGGGCGGCGGCGAGACGTACCAGATGGTCTTCCAGGGTGACGGGTTCGTGGTCGTGCAGCCGTACGAGGAGTTCGAGCACGGCATGGGCGGCGACAGCAGCAGCGGCGGCAAGAGCCTGGGCGACCTGTTCGACTGA